The following coding sequences lie in one Paenibacillus durus ATCC 35681 genomic window:
- a CDS encoding TlyA family RNA methyltransferase encodes MEHGKEKERSPKERIDVLLVEQGFYESREKAKAAIMAGLVLANEERIEKAGMKVPRSAVLKVKGAVHPYVSRGGLKLEKALRLFGINVASRTMLDIGASTGGFTDCALQNGASYVYAIDVGYNQLDWSLREDERVCVMERTNFRYMTPPDLKGPVPDFASIDVSFISLKIILPPLMALLDRPADIVALIKPQFEAGREKVGKSGVVRDPAVHREVLENVLTMARDLGFMLKGLTFSPITGGEGNIEFLAHWRLEPEGVQNSGGAADQGEVSPDQASSESNGDFAAIAKDVVAEAAGTFGGQASTHGNSSRR; translated from the coding sequence ATGGAGCACGGTAAAGAAAAAGAACGGAGTCCTAAGGAAAGAATCGACGTTCTGCTTGTCGAGCAGGGCTTCTATGAAAGCCGAGAGAAGGCCAAAGCAGCCATAATGGCCGGCCTAGTGCTTGCCAATGAAGAACGCATCGAGAAGGCCGGTATGAAGGTGCCGCGAAGTGCTGTCCTCAAGGTGAAAGGCGCTGTACACCCTTACGTCAGCAGGGGAGGGCTTAAGCTGGAAAAGGCGCTGCGCCTTTTTGGCATCAACGTAGCAAGCCGAACAATGCTGGATATCGGAGCTTCCACCGGAGGGTTCACCGATTGCGCTCTTCAGAACGGAGCAAGCTATGTTTATGCCATCGACGTAGGCTATAACCAGCTGGATTGGTCGCTGCGGGAAGATGAACGGGTATGCGTCATGGAGCGGACGAATTTCCGGTATATGACGCCGCCCGATCTTAAAGGTCCCGTTCCGGATTTCGCTAGTATCGATGTTTCTTTCATCTCCCTAAAGATAATTCTTCCTCCGCTCATGGCGCTGCTGGACCGCCCGGCTGACATTGTAGCGCTGATCAAGCCTCAATTCGAGGCCGGACGGGAAAAGGTCGGCAAATCCGGCGTTGTACGCGATCCGGCGGTTCATCGGGAAGTGCTGGAGAATGTGCTGACAATGGCGCGTGATCTTGGTTTTATGCTCAAGGGGCTGACCTTTTCGCCGATAACGGGCGGCGAGGGCAACATCGAATTTCTGGCCCACTGGCGTCTTGAACCGGAGGGTGTACAAAATAGCGGCGGAGCCGCTGACCAGGGGGAAGTTTCCCCCGATCAGGCTTCCTCTGAGTCTAACGGCGATTTTGCCGCAATTGCGAAAGACGTGGTGGCGGAAGCCGCAGGCACGTTCGGCGGTCAGGCTTCCACTCATGGAAACTCATCGAGACGATGA